The sequence ACCGGTCCGTGACCAGCACGGAGAGGGCGTCCGGGGTGTGTCCGGGGGTATGCATAAATTCAAGTCGTGCATTGCCGATGTCCAGGCGTTCGCCTTCCTTGATGCCGTGAAAGGGGAAGTCCACGGGTGAGGTTTCGTACATCATGATCTTTGCACCGGTGACGGCTCGCAGCTCATGCGCCCCGCTCACGTGGTCGGCGTGAACATGCGTATCGATGATGTGGGTGATGCGCATTCCCTCCTCTCGGGAGATATCAAGGTAATCTTGAATATCCCGCTTGGGATCCACCACTGCCATGGCCTTGGCCCCGGGGCATCCCACCACGTAGGAGAGGCAGCCCAGGCCGGGAACGGAAATCTGTTTGAAGTACATGCGTGACTCCTTGTGGATTGAATTGGTTTCAACCTATTATAATAATCATTCTCGAAAACAGATCAAGGACAAATGTCTCGGAATTATGGTGTCGGATTGAGGGCAACTTTTTTTGATTGACTTCTCCCCCGGGCATGCTATCCCACAAAATATGTAAATTCTAACATGTTTGGAGGGATACAATGAAGCATGTCCGCGTTTTGGCTTTGATGATGATTTTGTGCCTCTTTGCTGCAACCGCCGCCCAGGCGGATAGCCTGATGATGGCCACCACTACCAGCACAGACAACACCGGCCTGCTGGATTATCTGGCTCCGAAGTTCCAAGAGGATACCGGGATCGAGTTGAAATGGACCGCTATCGGGACCGGTAAAGCCTTGAAGATGGGGCAAAATTGTGACGTTGACGTGCTCCTCGTTCACGCCCCGGCCGCGGAACAGAAGTTCATCGATAGCGGTTTCGGCAGTGAACGGCGTCAGTTGATGTACAACGATTTCGTGATTATTGGACCCGCATCGGATCCTGGTAAGGTCAAAGGTATGAAGGTGGCCGATGCGCTGGCCGCGTTGGCGGAATCCCAAACCAAGTTTGTGAGCCGTGGCGATGATTCCGGAACCAACAAAAAGGAAATATCGCTTTGGAAGGCCGCTGGTATGGCCGTGCCGGACAAGGCAGCCTGGTATGTCCAGTCCGGACAAGGCATGATCGCCACCATTAAAATGGCTGAGGAATTGGGTGGGTACACCATGACCGACCGCGGAACGTACATTAAGTACTCCGCCAGCAATGACGGCAATCCGCCTCTGAAGGTGTTGGTGGAAGGCGACGAAGTGCTCTTCAACCAGTATAGTGTGCTGTTGCTGGATGCCAAGCATTGCCCGGATGCCCGCCATGATCTGGCGGCCACGTTCGCGGAGTGGATGGCCTCGGAAAAGACCCAGACGGACATTGCTGATTTCCGTATGCTCGGTCAAAAGCTGTTCATTCCCAACGCTGACTAGAGACTGTGGCGCGGGAGAGTGTTTGCTCTCCCGCGTTTTTTTGATTGCCTCCGGGGGAGTTCCTCCTGTCTTTCCCATGATTGCGGAGCCGACGTTCCATGGATTTTATTGCCCAGGGAATTCTAGAAGCTTTTCGACTACTCTGGTTGGGAGACCCGCAGACGTGGTCTGCGGTGCGTACCACGGTGGCTGTTTCTTCTCTTTCCATTGCATGCAGTCTCCTCTTGGGCGCCCCGCTGGGGTTTGCCCTGGGGTATTATGAGTTTCCCGGCAAACGGGTCACGCGTTTGCTGGTGGATACGCTTTTAAGTCTGCCTACCGTCGTGATCGGATTGCTGGTTTACGCGTTCATCTCACGCCAGGGACCGCTTGGCTCCTGGAATTTGCTTTTCAGTATCCAGGGCGTAGCCGTGGGCCAGACGCTGCTGGGTTTGCCCATTGTGATGGCAATGACGGCAACGGCCGTGGAAGGGCAGGACCGGCGGTTGCGGCAGACGTTGCTCACGTTGGGAGCGTCTCCTTTTCAGGTGCTGTTGACCACGCTTGTGGAGGCCCGGTTTGCCGTGGCTTTGGCGGCCATGGCCGCCTATGGGCGAATCGTTTCCGAAGTCGGCATTTCCATGATGGTGGGCGGCAATATCAAATGGCATACCCGGACCATCACGACAGCCATTGCTTTGGAAACAGGCAAGGGGGAATTCGGCATGGGCGTGGCCTTGGGATTGGTGCTCATGCTCATCGCCCTGCTGGTGAATCTGCTGGCTGCGGGTGTTCGAAGGACGGCACGGCAATGAAGCGTGATCAGGTCTTCGAGCTTTGTCATCTGCGGCAGGAATATGCTGGTCGGACAGCTTTGCAAATACCGGAACTGCGCATCCCGGAAGGGTGCATTCTCGGGATTTCCGGACACAATGGATCGGGAAAGAGCACGCTGCTTCGCCTTTTGGCGTTTTTGGAAACGCCTGTTCACGGTCGGGTGGTGTACCGAAGCCAGCCCGACTTACCGTCGGCCAGGGCGCGGCGGCGGATCACCCTGCTGACCCAGGAGCCGTATTTGTTGACCCGTTCCGTTGCTGCCAACGTAGCCTATGGACTGCGGGTTCGTGGCGGGCTGGACGAACGGACCCTGCAACACCGCGTGGAAGAGGCGTTGGAAATGGTTGGGTTGCCTGCAAGTTTGTTTACGCATCGCTCCTGGCGAGCGCTTTCCGGCGGCGAGGCGCAACGTGTGGCCCTGGCTGCTCGGTTGGTGCTGCGACCGGATGTGTTGTTGCTGGATGAACCCACAAGCAGCCTGGATCCTGACAATGCCCAGCGCCTCCTGGATGCCGCGTTGCTGGCCAGAGACGAGTGGGGGGTCACCTTGGTGGTGGTCAGCCATGATGCTAACTGGCTGAAAGCCGTGAGCGACGGCGTGCTGTTTATTCAGCGCGGCGAAGTGGTTAGCATGCCGGAATTCTGCTGTTCTTTGTGATTCCCTTTCTTGACGCCTTGCCTCTCACGCGAGTAATCGATAGAAAAGGATGATTCTCGACTGGAGTAAAGGCATATGAATGATTCAGATCGGCGGCTGGTGATCCTCATCGTGGACGACGAGGAAATCAATCTCAAAGTACTTTCAGGGTTTGTTGAAAGTTTCGGGTATGATTACCGGCTGTCGGATTCCGGGCATGATGCTTTGGAAATGCTCGACCAGGCCGATCTGGTGCTGCTTGATGTCATGATGCCGGATATGGACGGCTTCGAGGTGGTGCGCCGCATTCGCAAGATTCCGGGGTATCAGGATCTCCCCGTGATCATGGCAACGGCTCTTTCAGACCAGCGGGACCGGCTTGATGCCGTGAGCGCCGGGGCCAGTGATTTCATTACCAAACCGGTGGACGCCACGGAACTGCGTATCCGGTTGGATGCTCATTTGCGACTGAAGCGCTATCACGACCAGGTCATGCGCTATCAGGACAACCTGGAGCGGTTGGTGGCCGAACGGACGCAGGCGCTCGAGGAGGCGCAGGCCGCCACGGTCGCAGCTCACCTTGAAACGTTGCGACGCCTATCCCAGGCTGCGGAGTACAAGGACGAGGAAACCGCTCAGCACATTGAGCGGATGAGCCGGTATTGTGCGCTCATGGCCGAAAAGCTCGGGATGGATAAGGAAGAGGTGGACTTGGTGCTGCATGCCAGTCCCATGCACGATATCGGCAAGATAGGCATCCCGGATTCCATTCTCTTGAAGCCGGGTCCGCTGACGCCCGAGGAATGGGACATCATGAAAACACATACCGTCATTGGCGCAGGCATACTGGACTCCCCATCCTCGGTGTATCTTGAACAGGGGCGCATCATTGCGCTGAGCCACCATGAAAAGTGGAACGGTTCCGGTTATCCGCGAGGTTTGGCCGGCGAGGATATTCCCTTGTATGGCCGCATCTGCGCCGTGGCGGACGTCTTTGACGCCCTGACTTCCCGACGGCCGTATAAGCAGCCGTATTCCAATGAAAAGGCATTAAGCATCATGCGGGAAGGCCGGGGAACCCACTTTGATCCCGATTTGCTTGATTTGTTTATGGACAACATAGACTCCGTGTTCGCCATTCAGCGGCAATATCGCGATTGACCGGCTGTTTCGCTCCATCCTTCTGAAAGGCGTTCTGTTCAGGGAACGTGGGTGGATTGTTGCCTGTTTGACGCCTGATCGTCACCACTTGTTCATCTCGTATTGGCTCGCGGGGCGTATCCTGGCTCCATGAGTCCTTCTCCTTTACAACATCTTGGTTATTGGCGCCGGTTGATCTGCAAACGCGCTCCCGGTCAGGTGGTTGTGCAGTACACCACACGCTGCAACGCCCGTTGCGCCCAGTGCGGAATGCGGGTCACCAATGCCGCACCACGCGTCACCCTTTCCAAGGATGACGTCCGCCGTCTGATCGATGCCATGGCCGAACGAGGTGTGGCCTCGATCTCCTTTACTGGCGGCGAGCCTATGCTCTACGCCCGGGACATTGCGGAGTTATCCCGTTATGCTGGTGCCGCTGGAATTCGCTATATTCGTACCGGCACCAACGGCTATATGTTTCGGCATCATGACCGACCGGATTTCAGGGACCGTATGGAGCGGTTGGCCGATGTCTTGGCCGATAGCCCACTGAACACTTTTTGGGTGAGTCTTGATTCCGCCGTACCTGAAGTACATGAGGAGAATCGGGGGTTGCCCGGTATGGTGGAAGGACTCCGAAAAGCGGTACCAATTTTTCATGACCGAGGACTGTATGTATCGGCCAATCTTGGAATCAACAGGTTGACCGGAGGACGGGGGGTGGTGCCGGACGCTGGCGTTCCCTTTGATCGGGATCGGT is a genomic window of Paucidesulfovibrio gracilis DSM 16080 containing:
- a CDS encoding substrate-binding domain-containing protein — translated: MKHVRVLALMMILCLFAATAAQADSLMMATTTSTDNTGLLDYLAPKFQEDTGIELKWTAIGTGKALKMGQNCDVDVLLVHAPAAEQKFIDSGFGSERRQLMYNDFVIIGPASDPGKVKGMKVADALAALAESQTKFVSRGDDSGTNKKEISLWKAAGMAVPDKAAWYVQSGQGMIATIKMAEELGGYTMTDRGTYIKYSASNDGNPPLKVLVEGDEVLFNQYSVLLLDAKHCPDARHDLAATFAEWMASEKTQTDIADFRMLGQKLFIPNAD
- a CDS encoding ABC transporter permease, which gives rise to MDFIAQGILEAFRLLWLGDPQTWSAVRTTVAVSSLSIACSLLLGAPLGFALGYYEFPGKRVTRLLVDTLLSLPTVVIGLLVYAFISRQGPLGSWNLLFSIQGVAVGQTLLGLPIVMAMTATAVEGQDRRLRQTLLTLGASPFQVLLTTLVEARFAVALAAMAAYGRIVSEVGISMMVGGNIKWHTRTITTAIALETGKGEFGMGVALGLVLMLIALLVNLLAAGVRRTARQ
- a CDS encoding energy-coupling factor ABC transporter ATP-binding protein: MKRDQVFELCHLRQEYAGRTALQIPELRIPEGCILGISGHNGSGKSTLLRLLAFLETPVHGRVVYRSQPDLPSARARRRITLLTQEPYLLTRSVAANVAYGLRVRGGLDERTLQHRVEEALEMVGLPASLFTHRSWRALSGGEAQRVALAARLVLRPDVLLLDEPTSSLDPDNAQRLLDAALLARDEWGVTLVVVSHDANWLKAVSDGVLFIQRGEVVSMPEFCCSL
- a CDS encoding response regulator; amino-acid sequence: MNDSDRRLVILIVDDEEINLKVLSGFVESFGYDYRLSDSGHDALEMLDQADLVLLDVMMPDMDGFEVVRRIRKIPGYQDLPVIMATALSDQRDRLDAVSAGASDFITKPVDATELRIRLDAHLRLKRYHDQVMRYQDNLERLVAERTQALEEAQAATVAAHLETLRRLSQAAEYKDEETAQHIERMSRYCALMAEKLGMDKEEVDLVLHASPMHDIGKIGIPDSILLKPGPLTPEEWDIMKTHTVIGAGILDSPSSVYLEQGRIIALSHHEKWNGSGYPRGLAGEDIPLYGRICAVADVFDALTSRRPYKQPYSNEKALSIMREGRGTHFDPDLLDLFMDNIDSVFAIQRQYRD